A window of the Alnus glutinosa chromosome 4, dhAlnGlut1.1, whole genome shotgun sequence genome harbors these coding sequences:
- the LOC133867404 gene encoding probable flavin-containing monooxygenase 1, with amino-acid sequence MGSDQNNLKLASRVGIIGAGVSGIAAAKQLSGYSPVVFEATDSIGGVWKHCSYASTKLQTPRCDYEFSDYPWRERDNSTFPSHVEVLEYLHAYATHFDVLKFVKFNSRVIEIRYVGDHHTDNSAEYGTLLKGRPVWEVAVQNTLSKLVQWYALEFLVVCIGKYGDMPRRPTFAANKGQEVFHGKVLHSLDYSKLNKEAARTLLKGKKVAVVGYKKSAIDLCMECAEANQGADGQACTMVIRSLHWTVPSYWIWGLPFFLFYSTRSSQFLHERPNQSLFRTLLLSLLSPMRKAISKLIESYLVWKLPLEKYGLKPDHPFVEDYASCQMAILPENFFAEADKGKIVFRKASRWWFWSGGIEFEDNTRLEADVVLLATGFDGKKKLQALLPQRFNNLMVDSSGIMPLYRGTIHPLIPNMGFVGYVESVSNLHTAEIRCKWLARLADDLFKLPSVERMLQQTSKEIQVMKRTTRFYKRHCISTFSINHSDDICEEMGWSSWRKNNWLLELFSPYNSQDYASK; translated from the exons ATGGGTAGCGACCAAAACAACCTTAAATTAGCGTCACGAGTTGGGATAATTGGGGCCGGTGTTAGTGGCATTGCTGCCGCAAAACAACTCTCCGGCTACAGCCCAGTGGTTTTTGAGGCGACCGATTCAATCGGCGGCGTCTGGAAACACTGTTCTTATGCTTCAACTAAACTCCAAACCCCTCGATGTGATTACGAGTTTTCAGATTACCCGTGGCGTGAAAGAGATAATTCAACTTTTCCTTCTCACGTGGAGGTTTTGGAATACTTGCATGCCTATGCAACGCATTTCGATGTGTTGAAGTTCGTCAAGTTCAACTCAAGGGTGATCGAAATTCGGTACGTTGGTGATCACCACACTGACAACAGTGCAGAGTACGGCACTCTGCTAAAAGGCCGTCCTGTTTGGGAGGTTGCTGTACAGAATACCCTATCCAAGCTTGTTCAG TGGTATGCTTTGGAGTTTCTTGTCGTGTGCATCGGAAAATATGGAGACATGCCAAGAAGACCGACTTTTGCAGCCAACAAAGGTCAAGAAGTATTTCATGGGAAGGTCTTACATTCCCTTGATTACTCCAAGCTAAACAAAGAAGCTGCTCGTACGCTACTCAAAGGAAAGAAGGTGGCTGTTGTTGGCTACAAGAAGTCAGCCATTGATTTATGTATGGAGTGCGCAGAGGCAAAccagg gAGCTGACGGGCAAGCATGCACAATGGTGATAAGAAGTTTGCATTGGACCGTTCCATCTTACTGGATTTGGGGACTgccatttttcttgttttattcaACAAGGTCCTCTCAGTTTCTCCACGAGAGGCCAAATCAAAGCTTGTTCAGGACCCTCTTATTATCTCTTCTATCTCCAATG CGAAAAGCAATTTCCAAGTTGATAGAGTCATACTTGGTGTGGAAGCTTCCCTTAGAGAAGTATGGACTGAAACCAGATCATCCATTTGTGGAGGACTACGCATCTTGCCAGATGGCTATTTTGCCAGAAAATTTCTTCGCCGAGGCAGACAAAGGAAAGATAGTGTTTAGAAAGGCATCGAGGTGGTGGTTTTGGAGTGGGGGGATTGAATTTGAAGACAACACCAGATTGGAGGCTGATGTTGTGCTTCTTGCTACTGGTTTTGATGGCAAGAAAAAGCTTCAGGCTTTACTTCCTCAGCGCTTCAACAATCTCATGGTCGACTCCTCTGGGATCATGCCCTTGTACAG GGGCACAATTCATCCATTGATTCCCAACATGGGATTTGTAGGGTATGTTGAGAGTGTTTCTAATCTGCACACGGCGGAGATACGGTGCAAGTGGCTGGCTAGATTGGCCGACGATCTGTTCAAGCTTCCTAGTGTTGAGAGGATGCTTCAACAAACGTCCAAAGAGATACAAGTCATGAAAAGGACAACCCGATTCTACAAGAGACACTGCATTTCCACCTTCAGTATCAACCACAGTGATGACATCTGTGAGGAGATGGGTTGGAGTTCTTGGAGGAAGAATAATTGGCTTTTGGAACTTTTTAGCCCTTATAACAGCCAAGACTATGCATCAAAGTAG